The following proteins are encoded in a genomic region of Micromonospora olivasterospora:
- a CDS encoding antibiotic biosynthesis monooxygenase family protein yields MAVVKINAIDVPEGAGEELERRFAARAGAVENSPGFLGFELLRPVAGERRYFVYTRWESEEAYQAWASGPARAAHAGGEGGEQRRPVASGATLLEFEVVQQVPGRA; encoded by the coding sequence ATGGCAGTCGTGAAGATCAACGCGATCGACGTCCCCGAGGGCGCGGGCGAGGAACTGGAGCGGCGGTTCGCGGCCCGCGCCGGCGCGGTGGAGAACTCTCCCGGCTTCCTCGGCTTCGAGCTGCTCCGCCCGGTCGCCGGGGAGCGCCGGTACTTCGTGTACACGCGCTGGGAGTCGGAGGAGGCCTATCAGGCGTGGGCGTCCGGGCCGGCGCGCGCCGCGCACGCGGGCGGCGAGGGCGGCGAGCAGCGCCGCCCGGTCGCCTCGGGCGCGACCCTGCTGGAGTTCGAGGTCGTCCAGCAGGTACCAGGCCGGGCCTGA
- a CDS encoding exodeoxyribonuclease III, which yields MRLATWNVNSVKARLPRLLDWLATTGPDVVCLQETKCPDGAFPVAEVGALGYEVASHSDGRWNGVAVLSRVGLADVAVGFPGEPGFPEPEARAISATCDGLRVWSVYVPNGRSPGDPHYAYKLAWFAALRDALERELTSPLPLAVCGDFNVAPTDADIWDPALFVASTHVTPAERAALAALRDLGLSDVVPTPMKGPHPYTYWDYRAGMFHQNKGMRIDLVYASAPFARAVRSAYVDREARKGKGPSDHAPIVVDAELVPAVEPL from the coding sequence ATGCGCCTGGCCACCTGGAACGTGAACTCGGTGAAGGCCCGCCTGCCCCGGCTGCTCGACTGGCTGGCCACCACCGGGCCCGACGTCGTCTGCCTCCAGGAGACGAAGTGCCCCGACGGGGCGTTCCCGGTGGCCGAGGTCGGCGCGCTGGGCTACGAGGTGGCCAGCCACAGTGACGGCCGGTGGAACGGGGTGGCCGTCCTGTCCCGGGTCGGCCTCGCCGACGTGGCGGTGGGCTTCCCCGGCGAGCCGGGCTTCCCGGAGCCGGAGGCCCGGGCCATCTCGGCCACCTGCGACGGGCTGCGGGTCTGGTCGGTGTACGTGCCGAACGGCCGCTCCCCCGGCGACCCGCACTACGCGTACAAGCTCGCCTGGTTCGCGGCGCTGCGCGACGCGCTGGAGCGGGAGCTGACCAGTCCCCTGCCGCTGGCGGTCTGCGGTGACTTCAACGTCGCCCCGACCGACGCCGACATCTGGGACCCGGCGCTGTTCGTCGCCTCCACCCACGTCACCCCCGCCGAACGGGCGGCCCTGGCGGCGCTGCGCGACCTCGGGCTCAGCGACGTGGTGCCCACCCCGATGAAGGGCCCGCACCCGTACACGTACTGGGACTACCGGGCCGGGATGTTCCACCAGAACAAGGGCATGCGGATCGACCTGGTGTACGCCTCGGCGCCGTTCGCCCGCGCGGTTCGCTCCGCGTACGTGGATCGGGAGGCCCGCAAGGGCAAGGGCCCCTCCGACCACGCGCCGATCGTGGTCGACGCCGAGCTGGTCCCGGCGGTCGAGCCGCTCTGA